The genomic interval ttacagtaTTTTACACTTGGACATAGTGACTAACTTAAATCAAGTTTAAAACCAAGTAGATGAGTTTCTGTTAGGGACTGGGCTGGGGGTACCacctgtaattttctttctgacTCAGCCTCCAACTCTAAAGTGGAAAGAGAGGTTGCCTGGTCGGGAGAACAAGGCACGAAGAAGGATCCAAGTTTTGGAGGAAGAGCTGCTGCTATGAGTGAGTCAGGTCTGTTGGTCTGGGTCCCCCTAGCCACAGAATGCTCTAACACCCTGCAGGCTCAGGGGGAAGTTTTACCTCCTTGTGGGAAACAGGCAAACAACAGAAGGAGAAGGGCTTGAGATGCACAGAAGGGAAGAAGCCTGCCGGCTACTGCTGGGGAAAGGCTGAGGATGGGCAGTCTGTCAATAACTCTGCCTCACACTGCTCCTTTTGAACAACTTCCATTTATTAGTCCCTTCTTTCTCAAACCATAAATTAGCATATGTTAACCCTCTAAACTATTTTATCATATGTGTGTAATAACAATTATATTAAGAGCATCTATATATCCATGTACATAACAGACTTTGATCCTATTACTCCTCCTCTTTACTCTCTCTCATTTTCCTCCCttgtctcccttctcttcctaaATAGAGCCTTTGTTCTCTCTCATTTTTGAGACATAGCCCTGCCTGCCCTGGAACCCACTGCATAGATCAGGCTATTGTCAAACTCGACCACAGATgtctaccttcctctgcctcctgagtgttggtgtTACAGTCCTGTGCCACCATAGATGGCTCAGATTGAAATGACTAAGACAATGGCATCTTGTCACAACTTTCTTTTACAGCTGCTTAGACACTTCCCAGCCTTCTACCCAGCCACCCAACAGCTGCATCTGCCTTGCCAACACCTTTGTCTGCAACCCTAACCATGGTCCAGACAGATTAACAAAAACATATTGATGCTTGTGCAagctaaaacataaaattaaaataactaagaAGCTGTGTGAATCAAAGATAACTGTCATTTggtgtctggaaaacactgctTGAGTTTTACGAGAAAACAGATGTTACTAGCTATTCCAAATCCTTCACCCATGTGACCACTGTCCTCCCCCACTGATGCActtttgtggtttttgtctttaaaaatccTGGACACCTGAGCTTGGGCACTAAGACATTTTGGAGGCACAAGCCCACTCTTGGTCTGGCCATTAATAAAAGAACTCCTAGAGTTTTAAATGGCTGTCAGTAGATCCCATAAGGCATTTCAGCATGAGCACATTTAATGTCCTGTCTGAAGGTCTGTGAAACTAGACTTAATGTAAACTTGAGATCAAGCCCTAACTTTGCAACTTACTGAGAGAACTTGAGAGGTTTAAATCTTCTGCATGTCAATTGGAGATATTTTGATGTTTTACTACTTTGGTGAAGATCACATTTGGGAATCTATGTAAGGTGTGTAACGCAAAGCTTGAAAATTAGTGAACTACAAATTTTACTAAGTGAAATGAGAACCTGTCAGTGAACTTTGGTGACAGTGGCTGGGTCACCCACAACACCACACGATCATCTattggtgtgggggtggggggcaggtgTGAGCCAGACCTCAGAGTGTCTCACACTCCTTCCTGCTGGAAACAGAGGGTGACACCCTTTCAGCAACCCCTAGTCTGGACTTACAGCAGCCCAACCATTTCATCCAGCATCCAGATTTGtttcagcttcttttcttttctccttccttctttccttccttccttccttccttccttccttccttccttcctccctccctccctccctccctccctccctccctccctccctcccttccttcctctctttttctttcttttttctttttctctcttccttcctccttcctttttttttcttttcttttttctaaagagCAGTGCCATTGTTAAAGTCTACTCATATGCTGAACCAAAGGCAGAAGAATTGTGGGGGAAAACTACCCCAGAAGCCAGGGGATGGTCACCCTAGCCTCAGGTATAGTAAGAGCAGGAGATGGTAGCTGCTGGTCTTTGGCTCTCCCTCAGCCCTGCTGGTTCAAAGTGGTCACACTGTGTGGGTGTGATAGAAGAAGTGACACCTGTTTATTGAGTCACTGCCACAGAATGTGACTCTAAGCCACAGGCATGGTTTTGTGCCTGTGTGTCAGCTGAGAAAGAGCCCCCTAAGCAGCCTGTATCTTTCCTCAGTTCCTTTTCCAGGGAGGTTACTAGGAGGCGTAGGCAGCATGATGCGGGCTGGATATTATTTCACAAAATGCAAGACTTTTCTTCCTTGGGTAACTTAACAACAGCCTAAAGCTTTTGTCCACTTAGTTTGTTTATcctacacagacaaacccaaacaaacccagGTGCTTCTGATGTTATTCACAGCAACCCTTTTCTGCCCTGAATAGTTTAAGCAAATATATATCTTATCATGTAAATGGATTAAGGTTCTAAACAGGGCTGGGGTAGCTCCCTTTCAGGGGTTTCTTTTATCCAAACAAACCTAATGCCCTGGCCAGTCCATTGCCTCTCTAACCCTTGAGCCCGCCCCTCCTCCCCGTGTCATAGGAACTGATGTCACAATTAGTGTCTGAGTTTGGCCTCCCAAAATGGCCATTTTAGTTTAGACTAGACCTCAAAGTTCACCAGTCAGGAAGTACCATGCTGGGCCACGCACCATCTGGTCTGGAATGAAGCCAGGGATCCCCAGGACTCTGCAAATAGACCCAGGCCTTCTAATAACCAGCAGTCAAGGCGGCCCAGGATGATCGTTGTCTTATGGATGGTTCTCATTGCAGGAACGATGTGGAAGGGATATAAATATCCCCCAGGAGGGGTAAGTGTACTTTTGACTTCTTTACTGCTAGAGAGTCATTAACACAGGAAGCAATGAAAATCTAACCCTAGTGACTTTAGAAACAGATTCTCTCGTCTTTTTGAGAAAAAGTTCCTGTAATTTACCTCCTCCTACTGTGGGCTACTCAGAAATGGGAGCTTGCCAGGCAGGCTTCATTCATGTACTTTTAAGGAGCAGATGTGTCTCACACAGCCTAGGACGGTCTCAAGCTAGCAATGGAACCAAGGCTgccttggtcctcctgcctctgcatcctgctGAGATGCTATGGTGCTGGGATCAGACCAGGGCCTCCTGCATGGTAGGCATTAGCAGCTGTGCCACACCCAGCTTCCCATGTTCTTTCTACATTTATTCAAGAATGGAGGCAAAGAGTATTTGTGACCTAGGGTCAACACTAATCTCTGTAAAGATGACAGgatgtttaaaatgtttagcCTTCGGCATTATTTCTGAAAACCAACCGGGGGGGAGGGGTTTCTGGTAGCAGACAtctcagtgctcagtgctctgtCAGTTCCCCACAGTGCCAAGCACCTCCAGGATCAGACAGCCTCCTCTTCTAGTCTTTAGCCTCAGCCCCACATCCAAGCAATGCTGGAACCTCCTGACATATGCTTTTCTCCCCACCAGACCCCTCTGGAAGTAAACAAAGATGACCCTGGTGAACCCATGCAGCTGTGAAGATCACCCATCTGCACAGTTCCTGTTGTAGGTTTCCACATAAAGTAATCGCACATTATTTTGTCATATTCTGTGTAGTTACCACACTTTTTAAGAAGAACAAAAGCAATATTCTAATGGAGAATGAGGgtgagtgggcaggtgggggtgAGTGGGTGATGACCATGTTTTATTTGTTGGAGCCTCTAAAAGTGAGACAACTAGTTTAAATGATCCTGTTCTGTAATctcaaataatgatttttttttttaggcccaCTTCCCAAATAATATACTCCAAGTCCAGGCAGGTAAAAACTACCCTGTACGGGGTTGTGGCAGGGGGAGTTGTGTGTGGATGACTCATTCCAATATTGGGCGAGATGCTAGAGTGAGATTTTAATCTTCACCTGAACCTCCCTAAAGCTGGGTATTGGCCTCATTTTACAAAGTGACCAAAGAGAAGCTAAGAGGCTCAGGTGTCTTATCAGCACAGTAGATTTAGACACAGGATTTCACTCAGGTGCTAAGGCAACAATCTAAAtagctccctcccccacccccccaaaaaagttgcCCAAcattccttttactttttttaaagatttatttattttatttatacgagTACATTGTaactgtctccagacacactagaagagggcatcagatcctattatagatggctgtgaggcaccatgtggttgctgggaattgaactcaggacctttggaagagcagtcagtgctcttaactgctgagccatctctccagcccccagccaaaattccttttaaaatatttatttattatttagtttttatatttagagACAGGGGTTCTCTTACTGTCCCggaactctgtagaacaggctgaccgTGAATTCAAGAGCTCCACTTGCCTGTCtcacaagtactgggattaaagacatgcccTGTGCATTGAAGGCCAGCCATCCACAGGCTTCTGACTCCCCTGGAGTTtaaggtgattgtgagctgcccaacatggatgCAGGGGATGGAttgcaggtcctctgcaagagctcttGGGTAGGTAGGTCATGCTCTtaatctgagccatctctctagacctctGATGAGCCTTTAAAAGATCGATAGAAACAAAACCTAACCAGCTCTCAGTATGATGCAGTGAATTTGAGTCCAGGGATGGGAACCTAAGTATAAATTCTAAGCAGTTAATAAATCTGAGTCTGAGTCCCAACATCTTACAACATCTTACACCTAAAACTGAGATGAGTGTGATGgagatggggaggtggggggagggaagacaATATTCTGGTGAATATTCTACTGTTTAAGAGAACAGAACTGCCCCAGCAAAGCAGCCCTGCAGTTTATACAGAAAACACTGTTAGTATTCTTAACCATTTCTTAAGAGGTCCTACACtgagaatgtgtttgtgtgttcaccTGTGTGGAGACCAAAGTCAATGCCTGGTGTCTTCTACCATTCTCTACCTTGATTTGAATGGCCAGCCAGGGAGCCATGGGAACCCACCTTTGCATCACCAAGTGCTGGCCGGATTTACAGATGGCTGCCACCATGTTTCCCTTTTATGTGCTGCAACTCTGAACTCAGAgactccttcccccccccacccccccccggCAAGCACTTAATACATCAATCCATCCTCTTGCCCCTAAGATTACCCTGCCTATGGGAAGGAGAATGAATAGTAATTTGGGAATCTAGACACTCTTAGTAGCTCTTACATTTCTCACATGACCTGGACTCAACACACTGTAGTGGGTCAAATTATCTACATTCCCTGCATACATGGGTGTGTCTGCTAATCTCGTGGCACTCCTAAGGACTCATCTTTTCCCTATCACTCACCCATCAGTCCACGTACTGAGGCCAGCATGCCTAACAGTGATAAAGGGTGTCCTCTATCAAAGCCTTGCCTCCAGGTAAGCTGTCTTAGAACTAGGGGCTTGTTTCCCAGGCTTGGCTAGAGGCCAGCAAGGCCCAGTTCCTGTCTGCCATTCTCGGAGCTGGGCTTACACAGGGGTGCAGGGTGCTcatctggttgtgtgtgtgtgctatgtgtctatgtgttacTCCTGTCCTGATGGGTGTCCAGGGAGTATGCattaaccacggagccatttctccagctcaagCTCGTTTGTTACAGGGAATCTGAACTGATAATTCTGACAATTCTGTAGCAGCTCTGCTGTTTCTTTTTCACTTGAATAAACCTTCAAAACCCTGAGTCATGAAGCTAGATTTCATTGCTCTAGccacatccatttttttttttttttttttttttgagtgttttgcctgcatgtctggtACTGGTGGAGattagaagagggtgtcagagcctcTGGGACTGGTATTGAGCCACCatctgggtgctgagaattgaatctgaGCCCTTTACAAGggtaacaagtactcttaaccgctgagctaacCTGCCAGCCCCCATTTCCTGTTTTTTAACTTGGTGTCTGAGAAAACAAAATGGTATTTTTGCTGATGGAGGAGAAATCAGTAAGAGGCTGAGCAGATACAGGTATATAAGGGACAACAGGCAGGAGTGTGTCCAAGGGACAAGCCTGACCTCGAAACCTAATAAGCCTAGGTTCCTAGCTAGTACAGGGCTCTAGGCGATAAGGGATAGCTTCAAGTTTTgttcaataaatgaaaaccagtaaaaatatcaataaaatattttaatgcctACAATTTCTTGTATACATAAATTGCAAAACATTCACCTGTATATGCAAAAGTATACTCTTCTGCAGGTCAACAGCACCAGAAAACAAGCTAAGCTATGTCaaagtgtttttctttcatatttgatTTGTCCATTATGTAAAAGACATCATGGATTTAATAATGCCAAAGAAATCTATAATCCACTCTTAATCACACACTAAACACCTGAACATGTATTTCATCACATCcactcacaaaataaatagtCTAATCAGCACACTGAAAATAAAACCACCAGtctctctttatatatttattctctttCGAAAAATGTTTTGGTCTTCTGCTATATCTCAGAAATGTACTACTAGCTGCTTTTaagttataaaatacaaaataatttatttcttggAGAAAATCTTGGGGGGTTACcattacaaaaatgaaaatttgagtTCCTGTAGACTTTGTTACAGTCTTTGAACTTTCTCATGGCACACACTTAGGGCTGCCTGTGACATGTGGTACCCTGCCTCTAAATGGACATGACTGCATCCATCGCTTAGAGAAAATACAAAGACCAGTTCTGAAGTAGCCTTAAAAGAGACTGCCCTTTGCTTTAGCAAGGGGACTGTGCAATCAGAGCCATGAGTTCTATGAAAACTACTTTCTTGTCACATCATTTGTTAGAGAATGCCACACCCATGATCATGTAACATTACAATTGTGAAACAACATTACTACATTCGAGAATTAACATTACCCAATAAAAGGCACATCTTCAAATATTGAATCAAAATCTGAAAATCAAAACAGTAGAGAGAATACATTAAAAATCAAGCACTTAATTTGTAAACCTTGAAAAAAATAACAGCCTGCTGCTGTTTCTTCAAAGGCTTGTGAGCTCTTTCTAAGTGGTCAGGAAATACAGAAGAGCAAAATGGAAGACAATGGTTTGAACTTGCaatctttctttcctgtgttttttcAATGAGCCACACAAGTGTACTTTTGTAAAAGTTGATGCATATCTGTTACAGAAATGCATTTATACACGACAGACATTACAACTTCACTCTACCAAGTTCTGAAACTTTAATCTAGCACAATGGCTCCTTTCTGTGCAAACAGCTGCACCCTGAAATTGAGTACAGTAAACTTTCAGCCACCAGTAACTTTGACCGCAATTACAGATTCCAGAGTATGAATATGAAAAAAGAGTTAAGGAAAATCACACAGGAGGGGAAACACACAAGTGATAGCAATAACATAATGTTCCAAACCTACTTATCAGTGGAATATTACTCCCTTTATATTAATAGGGAAAGGGAAGTCAATAGACTTTCTGCTACCAGTGTATAAAGACCTACATGGAGAATCATAAGTGTTCTTCTATACCCTCTAAAATTAAATCCTTGCACTTTCTTAAGTTTGAAATTCAATTCAAAATGAGTTTGTTTTAAGGACTGGGTCAAATGGTCCCACAAAGGAAGGCAAAACATGATTACCCATAATACTTAAGCTTAAAGGATGAAGACATCATGAACATAATGTATAAAGTCTGGACCTGTTGAAAAGTAAGAGTTCTTTGTAGGACAGCGTCTTCAGCTTCCCACCCTTCATGGCTTAACAGTTTAAGACAGCCAGATGCATTGTGGAATTGTCCCACAACCGAATTCTGGCTGCTGCTCCCAACCCTCCACACACCAGTCTTTAGAATgtcatttcattttctattgctgACTGTCCTTGAGACATGGCTAGGACAGCCAGACCATAGATCAGTCAGCCTGGATGGACTCTAGGCTGAAGAGACACAAGTCTGCAGATCTGGCTTTCAGCAGATAGAACTTAAGGTTTCACAGCTCAGTAAAACACCAACAACAGGAGACATTATCTCCTCACAGTGCATAGTTAGAAAGAAAAGTGCAACATGGACAAAGACAAGGGGCTATTCCTGATACACTAAATATTTGGCTTTTTGGTCATTAACATTTTCTAAGGAATTTAAGCTAAAAATGCAATGTTACTAACATCAAGAGGTACAGGGGCACCTTAGGGTCCCAAATAGCATTTTAACGGGGAGAATAAAGCAGAAGGGGCCAAAATACACACTTCTTGTTAAGTTTTAAACTACTACCCTTTCAAATTTAATATCTGAATAACCATCTTCCTTTaatataaaaaggaattaaacaaacaaacccctcaaTCACCATAATAGTAAGGGCCCTCAACTACTTCACGCAAAATCAACATAACAGCTTGAAAGGAAAATTGGAAAAGAACATTCTTGTTCTggcaaaatttgtattttaacttAAGAAATTTTTATTACCTAGTATCAATTAAGAATGCTTAGCATCCAATTCACATATAAGCTAAATACAATATAATTCATTCCGAGTGTCAAAGTCACAAGGATGAGACTCATATAACACCTATAAAGCCTACTCTTTCCTGGGTTTCAATTCAAACATAGACTAGGACAGGTCACTTTATTGCTGGCAGCATTCACAGAAGGGCCAGGCCCTTCCTAAGGACAAGTCAGACTGAGGTCTGGGTGGTACCCTCTCACACAttactctttttctccttttgaagTAGCAAAGGAACAATGATAAGCTGACTGGTGAGTGGTCCCACATTAGCGTGCATAGCTCATCGGGATCACGGCCGGCACCTGTGAACGGCTAACTTCAACAGAGCACACGGCCAGCATGGAGTCATCTAATTACAGGTTCCACCCTGGACTATTTGAAAACACTGCACACTCAAACGATAGCCTGCAAACGACAGTATGTATTCCTTCCTCTTGCGTGCCCATGTGTGAATCTAAGCCGGGGAGAGGCTTGCTCAGTCTGAAGGCAGGAAATCCTTGCAGCGTCCCCCCCAGaatccacagcagcagcagctaatGTCGCTTTAGCTTCTTGGCCTTTCGACgtttcatttcttcctcctcacgCCTCATTTCTTCTAAGTCCTCTTGCATACCTAGTCTTAAACTATGGAGAGATTGTTTTAAAGGACATTGTTAATATACCTGAAATTACAACTTTAAAAAGCAAGATTGATATCTCAACTTTCATGTGGACTGGCTGATGAGTTTGCCTATGTGACAGGGACataatacacacactcactcacacaacacaatttaaataaaacaggGTCACAGACAGAAAAATGTAGAATAAAGATTTTACAACAAGAATGACAAAAAAGCCTTAATatccaaaattaaaataagactgtgaaagccgggcagtggtggagcacgcctttaatcccagcacttgggaggcagaggcaggcggatttctgagtttgaggccagcctggtctaccgagtaagttccaggacagccaaggctatacagacaaccaaaaaccaaaaacaaccaaaaacaaccaaaaaccaaaaccaaaaaccaaaaaccaaaaaaaaaaaaaaaaaagactgtgaggccaggcaaggtggtaaatgcctttaatcccaacacttgggaggcagatttttgttgagttcaaggctagcctggtctacagaataagttccaggacagctggggatacacagacataccttgttgggtttttgttttgttttgttttttaaaaagaaagtctatgtatgtgcacgtgagtgcaggtgcctgtctAGGTCAGAAGCAGATAGATTCCATGGAGCTGAGCTGGGATAAAGGCAGTTCTGGGCCACCTGTTATGGGTGgatgttggaaactgaactccGATGCTCTAGGAGGGCAGTTCTCTTTAACCATGGAGCTATCTTTTCATccttttcaaaaacatttaaaaataaagaagcatcttgatttgagtttgatccctgatacccacataaaggtagaaaaGAAGTGACTCTCCGCATACACACTAAGTATAAAAACCCAGgacacattcattcattaatgatgggccacattctttttttttttttggttttttgagacagggtttctcagtgtagtcctggctgtcctggaactcactttgtagaccaggctggcctcgaactcagaaatctgcctgcctctgcttcccaagtgctgcgattaaaggcatgtgccaccaccgcccggccacattcttttttcttaatatttattttgaggtGAATTATTCCTCTGTAGTAGGGAATTATTAACACTATAAGCAAAGGAATCATTTGTTACCCTCACCTAAGAAACTCTTGGAAACTCAAGACTAGGCAGTCAAACAAGGAGGTAGAGGGAATCTAATCTACCCCATGAGGTCCCTGAGGTAGCAAAATTAAGTTCCAACACCAAGACCAGTCTGATGGgcacagaaaagcaaacacagcCCATGGCCGACTTGGGAGGCTTCTAATCTTACTACCCACCACCCATGAGACACTGCAAGCACATGGGCTACATACTGTCCTAACCTCCACACAAGCTTCAGTGGCTAAAGCAGTATATTCTAATTTTATAAGGGGGAAAACCTTAGGAAGGCAAGGAATCCTCGGCGGCTTTCACAGCCAGCCAGCAGCACCACCATCTAGAGAACTACGGGCCAGGCCCCATTAGGAACCCTGCAGCTGCAGGTTTTTGACATGTTTCTACACAGCATGCCATCTCCTGCTCACCTCTTGGcttcctccttctgctgctcCTTCCAACTGCTCTCCATGTAACGTAAGGCATAGTCACTTTCATCTTTGTATCTGGCAAGAAAGCAAAGTTAAAAAATGAACAGagattcaattttcttttttcttttgggtttttttgagacagggtttctctgtgtagccctggctgtcctgcaactcactctgtagatcaggctggc from Arvicanthis niloticus isolate mArvNil1 chromosome 1, mArvNil1.pat.X, whole genome shotgun sequence carries:
- the Misfa gene encoding mitochondrial sheath formation-associated protein, coding for MIVLGWILFVGFASYMGTFPEAMPPTLKWKERLPGRENKARRRIQVLEEELLL